Below is a window of Sceloporus undulatus isolate JIND9_A2432 ecotype Alabama chromosome 9, SceUnd_v1.1, whole genome shotgun sequence DNA.
aggccaaaataatgctgcttcgagtcactttggaggtatgctatttcaatgatgcatgcgtcctaagagtccaaaaaccgcaccaaagctgcactgcagtccttaggactggagtgtgcctttggtgcagcttttggaatcttaggacgcatgcatcattgaaatagcatacctccaaagtgactcgaagcagcattattttggcctgtctgtaacaggcctatggcagtgaaagcaggAAAAAAGTAGGCAGGGAGAGAATTAACTGATTTGAAATgtcatgctggaggagagttctgcaaatACAGTGGACtagtaaaaagacaaataaatgggtctaagAAGAGCAAACCATGCAaagtaatggtttgagagttggactatggctctggagaccagggttcagttcttagctcaagtcacactctctcagcctcaaggaaaagcagtgcaaaccttctctgaattaatcttgccaagaacaccccagaATAGGTTCTCCTTGgtgccaccataagtcagaaacaacttcttgaaggcacacaacaaccaacaacaacagcaaatcaagcctgaattctcactagaagtgaAGAGGACTAAGCTGAAGCTgccatactttgggcatatcatgaaatgatgtgattcattggaaaaaatgataatgctgagtaaagtggaaggcaacaggaaaagagggagatttAGGTGGATTAATTCAATTGAAAAGACCTGGGTTTGCAAGGCCTGAGTAGGACTGTTGGTGAACTTCATGGAGATTCCTCTGTCAtatggttaccataagttgaaattgacttgatgaTAGCAAATAACAAATGTATCTCAATCGACCAGCCGCAATTTATATTACAAACAGTATATTTAAAAGGAGACCTAGTAGTCTTTTATGCCAAAATAATGACTCTTTATATCCAGAATACCAGATCACAAATGAAGAGTGCTTGTCCCTATCTTCATTAGCAAGAGATGGAAAGCACATTAAACGATATGAGTGGATGGCGAGGAATACGTTTGATACGCATGTTCCTTTCCTATCATTTTGCTTTTCCCAGAGGCAGACCTTGATCAAGGgatggaaggaactgggctgaaaTAAActgtagagagagaaaaagatgtattttctttaaaaaaataaatgtttcctaACCTGGGAATGGATGGGGATAACTCTGGCCCCTCCTTTGATCTCTGTCCAGAAACGACTGGTTTACCTATTAGGCTTGGAAGGACAAAGGGCATTGGTGTCTGGACTAAATCAGAGTTGGACTAGGGCTAAAATCACTGGGATTTGTTCATTCATATGGAGTCTGAGATTGGTAGTTAGTGAGTGGAATCCACATCCAGTGAGCTCTTGTGCTACCCAAAACTATAAACttccagattccataggatgcagccatggcagttaaaatggaatcatagtgctataagtatGTAGTGTGGAAAGGTCTTAAGCCTGCCTATAACCAAGAGGAACATACATGGGGACACTGAAACCAGTAGCCAGTGCAGGTGGAATATGATCCCTGAACCCCATAATAGTTTTGCCTCTCTCGCCCTACATTTTTTAAGCCAGCTCCTGTGCTTTTGACAGCAAGTGCTAGTTGGAGATGCTTGTACTAAATCCAAGTGTGTGTCCTGTGGTTTAATTTCTCGGTGTTACCTCCATCCTGGCCGCCCCAGTCCCAagaatagaaggcagtaggaaagacgGATCCCAGCTACACACCCCACTGAGCTCATGTGGATTGCACAGGACTTGGAGCAAACTTTGGAACCACATCTGTAGGGCTTCTTCTCCATCATGTTTGCCTAAACTCCGGAGGCCGGGTTGGGGGGCAGCAGGAGATTAAGGAGAGAGGGGCAGCCCCTGCCATGGAAGCGCTTCCCAACGTAGCCCTAGAACTGTTTGCGTTGCAAAACACCTTTTCAGATAACTTCAATGCAAGCGAGTTAACCCTTAACACAGTTGGCAGGCAGGAGACAGACTGGGAGCTATTCATAGACCTTTGCCCAAGGGATCCTGGCTCCCAATCATGGAAGAGAAATGGCCTTTTTAGCAAACCCCAAACCCTCCCTTCTGTGCAAATTGCTTAACTCTTGGCCTCAATGTGCCAGACCTGTAAAATGGGAGCATCCACTGGCCACCAatgagaaaagtggaggctgatgaaagtaaaaaaggaataATCCTGGAGAATTCCTCAGCTTGAATAGACTGTAATGCAAAGAGTAAATTTTCCAAACACTGGGTACGACATCTAAACTGGCTTTGTTGCTTGAACCATCGAGTTGCATCTGACTCCTTGCACACAACATTATtttgattttggttttgtttggtgGACCTCAAGACATTTTGGAAAAAGTAATGTAGAGCCACTACTGACATCCTTAAACCAACCTTTAGTGTTCAGAAAGTTGTACTTGTGAATTAATCCTAATATCACAAATCATCATCCAAATTCTCAGTAGAATAGCCCTCATAAGGATAGCACTCAAGTCTTCCTTACTCTGTTCCCTTCCAAGTGCCAAACCGCTCCATTGATTTGCATCGCAATGCGATTTATttctaagtgggaatgaggcctttccaagtgtgctggactacaactgccatcagCCCCAGGACAATCCCTAACAGAAGGCTGATCTTGAGCATTTCTATTCCATCTTCCATGATAGCCTCCGTGCGCCTTGCAAAAAACAGCTAACAAAAAAGCTTTgttgcttgttattgttgtgcgtctgcaagttgtttccaacgtatgccaaccctaaggtgaacctatcacaaggttttcttggcaagtttcttcagaggaagtttgccattgctatcagctgaggctgagagtgtggggcagggacgtagctaggattttaggaaggggggggtccagactaagtgcccccaTTATTAATGTGGCTTGagggcggcggcgcagcagcacacaccttaatttttttaggggggggggggggggcccggccccccactccccccccccccggctacatccctgtgtgggacttgccaaaggtcacccagtgggtttcatggctgagcaaggttttgaacccagagtcataacccaatgcTCAAATCGCTGCACCACGCTGGCTATCAAAAATAGCTATCAAAGCACAAAATGTGTTGCATGCatacaaacagttaaaacaattatgcTGCTAACACAAAACCCACGTTGCTGTTGTCGTTTACGTGtgtaattttatactgcttttacttcaatgcttttaattgtttttaaatttttattgtgaagttttaaaaatgtttttatttgtgagccacttttgggtccttttctgggagaaaggcggcataaaaaagaaattaataataataataataataataataataataataataataataatataaatcacACTATTGAACTCATGACTGAGTTTGGGTATCAGTTTGGGTAAAACTGGGCAACAACTATCCTATACTGGGGAGCTATTCATATTTGCCTCCAAATGCTGTTAATCTAGAATTGGTACATCTCTCCATCCCCAAAAATGttttggggaaagagaaaaatactATTTAACCACTGGTCACAAGGGGGCAATACAGTAACATATATTATATTGGATGACCCAAACACACACAGCCAATGTAAATGTGAGATAAATGActttacttcccccccccccctttcttcatcTAATCAgttggcaaacctccttggaagcaCAACAGCATCAAGACGGAACTCCCTTATAAAGAACGGACAACTTTTTATTGCAAGTAAAAAGTATATGATAGATTATGAATGCAGGCTGGGGAGGGAAATAAATGGGGATTCTTTTGCTGGCTTCCTAGGCTCCAGCATTGACTCTCTGGCGTTATGCAGACATTGTTATTTTTCAGTGCAAacatgcaaataatctcactcatgcattccagttttCTAGTTcacactatatattttttaattaggacagcatctctgcacatctctgtgttttctgttgctcacatACGTcggcactgtgaataaagatgaaGTTGATGGTGCAGATATATGCAaaacatgtgaacaacaaagattcaacccacattctaccggGATTATTTTCACCCTCTGAATAAACCCCGGGAGTGACAGAGTTTAGGAACTGGGGCAAGAAGGGCGAAATAGCAGGAGGGAAACATATGCAACCTCACCCTGTTGCCTCAGCTTGGTCTTAATGCCACCCTAAATGGGGCTGGCCCTTCAGTGAATTGCCCTTCATGCCAACACTGCCATTGGGATGCTGCTTTAGGAAGTCCCGCCGTTCACGAGCGCGCCGGTTTTGGAACCAAATTTTTACCTAGGagcaaagagagaggaaaaggatgTCAGGAGTTTCTCTGACCTCTATCTACTTGGGAAACCCACcacccctttctttaaaaaaaaaataccagagTTACCCTCCCAAAGCCTTAGAGGAATAATTCTGCTTGCTTCCACTTCTTGCTAAAGTGTTAGGAAGGCACAGTATTCAAACCCTATAAGAGCACATCCAATGTGActctatagtggtttgagagtagaCTACACCTCTAgggaccatggttcaattccccactcggccatgaaactcaccatcctctgaggctgagtgtgacttgcccatggtcacccagtgggtgtccgtggccgagtggggattcgaaccctaatccaacactcaaaccactacatcacattggctcaaCTCAAGAGCATGCCCAAAACCCCATCCCTTCACCTGGAAGAAAGTGGAGAGCCCAACACTCTCTTACCCGGTTCTCTGTGAGTCCCAACAGCAAGGCCAAGTCCCTCACCTGCCCAGTACTAAGATAGCGGGTTTGCTGAAAGCTGTTCTCCAGGATTCCCAGCTGGGTGGCCGAGAAGGGGACCCGGGGGCTGCGGGACGTCAGGCAAGGGCTGCATGCCTGCTTCATCTctgtggaaaagaagaagaaaggtttaACATTAATAAGGACAGTGCTTCTTGTTTTGGCAGCCAGTGAGGCATCACGGTTTCGGTGTTGGGTCAGGGTTCAAATAATCTGCACTCAGCCGTGGATGCCCACACTGGGCAAGTCCCActgtctcagccttggaggaaggcaatggcaaacctcctctgaagaaaccttgccaagaaacccccctgataggtttgctttgggggtCACCAAaaactggaaatggcttgaaggcacacaacaacaagtggcCAGAAGGCAAGCAAAGGAGGTGTCTGGGAGAGAGTATGCTGGAAGAAGTCTTACTTGGCACATAAGGGGGCTTGAAGCGGGTGCCGTTGATCCATGCGTAGCCTTGAGGAGTCCCATTGCCCTCTATGATGCCTCTTGCAGGCTGTTCGccattccttctttctcctccagaGCCATCCAAGGCCAGGATGGAACGGATGGAGAAGTCAGCTATGCGTTGAGGAGAAGGTTTGGTCCTCTGTGGCACAGGCAGGTCCCTTTGCTCCAGGTAGTTTGAAGACCGCTTCTGGGTGGCCAGGATGGGGGTGGCCCCTTTACTGTTGAAAATGGTCTTCACGGGAAGAACCCTAGTGCGACCATTAAAGCTGGTCATCCTTCTCGAAGGCTGAAGGTAGCTCTGCAGGTTAAGGCACTGGTTTCAGGCAATGAGGCAaagtgtggaagcagccactggCACCCTCAGCCCCATCTATTTAACAGCCGGGGGGCTCAGCCGGCAGAGACACAGGGAGATTTGGAGGGATTTAGCCCAAACCAATCCATGGTCCTGTTGGGAAGGAATGGGGTCACCTGATGAGAAGCGTACCTGTGAGGGTTACGGATTGGAGAGCAACAATTGGATGGAAAGGTTTCCtcttacctgtgtgtgtgtgtgtgtgtgtgtgtgtgtacttcacGTGTGACACTTGATCCTCCAGATTTAAAAAGTGTCTAGCAACAAGGTtgatctccctccttccctgccccttcaTTTCTAAAACAAGAGGATATTGCTGTCTCCTGCTTTGAATAAGGCAGGCTCTATTAGTAAAGTCTCAAGAGCTGAAATCTTAACCCAGCTGGGTCCAAGCAGAGGGCAGCCAAAGGCAAGTCACAGGCAAACACAAATGGGTCTAACAGGTAAACCAGGTGAGGCAGAACCAAAGTCAAGAAGGGGTCCAGGACTCAAACCTTGCCAGAAGTCAAGGGTAATCAGAAGCAGAACATAGGTTCAGGTGCCAAGATCCAAAGAatcaaggaatcatagaatcatagagttggaagagacccaaggggcatccagtccaaccccattctgccatgcaggaaatcacaatcaaagcatccccattgacaggtggccatccagcctctgtttaaagacctccaaagaaggagactccagtatactccaaggaagagtgttccactgtcaaacagcccttactgtcaggaagttcctcctaatgttgaggtggaaccatagagttggaagagaccataagggtcatCCAGATGAACCCCCTCCAAGaaagaatacacaatccaagcactctcaacagatggccatccagtctctgctcaaagacctccgaagaaggagactccaccacactccaaggcagcagcatcttccattgtctTCCACTGTTTTCCATTGTTGAagaactcttactgtcagggagttcttctAAAGTTAAGGTGGGCTTTTGTTTGCTGTCGCTTGAATCTATTGCCCCATGTCAGTCTCTAGAGCAACAGTaaataagcttgctccttcttccatatgacatcctttcaaatatggcACTACTTTCATGTCACCCCatgaccatctcttctccaggctaaacatacccagatccctaagccgCTCTCATAGAGTATGGCTTCCAGACCACTGGTAAGATCCAGCTACAGACATTATTTCTAATAAGAACTGAGGTTTTTTGTAACAGCTGCAGGGCTCAGGAGTAAGCATTTTAGCACATGGTCTCACTAGGAGGATGGTCCACTCTTGCAGATGTTGCACTGAGGACCTCCAGCTCACTTGTAccttctttttgtgccatttCTTGAGCTGGGAACTAAACACTCTGTCTCTTGAGGAGATGGATCTTCCATCTCTACCTCCGGAAGGTTGAAGGTACATCTTCAGAGGCAGCGTGCTCCTTAATGCCATCTCTTGAAGCTGTGAAACGTCCTGTGAAAAGGATCTCTCCAGTGAAGCCATGACATGTCGCAACTCAAGAGTTTGCTTGGCCTGGAAGCCCATCTCAACCTATGATCGGTGGATCACTGCTGAAGGAAAATTCCAGTCATTAGAGGAATCCTTTGGGGggacttcttgttgtgtgccttcaaacgaCTTATGGcagaagagctttgccattgcctttctccaaggctaagaatgcatgacttgcccaaggtttctgtggccaagtggggattcgcaCCCTGGTCCCCCAGTAttctagtacaacactcaaaccactgtgccacatcaGCTCACTTTGGGGGGGAATAGTACCCTTCATTCACAAGCCCTGTTTTATGATCCTTTCTCTGCCAAACAAAGTAGAAAACACATCTTTCTTAGATCTGCACCTAGACGGCACCCCAGAGATTTCCAGGCTGTATTGCTTGACTTGGCTTCTCTCTGCCCCCTTCTACCTTCCAGTGCCCCCTTCCTTTTTAATGCTCTTCGCCTCCCTTCCCATGTCGTCCTTGTCACTCCGAATCATATTTCCTAACAGCCTCGGTTGCCTCTGTCATTTCTCTGGTTTGTGCGGCGTTGTCAGGAGAATGTCTGATCCAACCATCGGGTTTCAGGATTAAAGATctagaagacacacaaaagaaaacaggGGAAAAGAGCACACAATTACCTAATTACCTCCTCCCTCTCTAATCCTTAGCGGAGGAGCACTTGTAACCCAATCTTTGCTGCACCCCATTACACAATAAGGCTGCCGGGGAACCAGTTCAAAGCAGGCAAGCATTCgtgttgaagaagaaaaaagtccaCCTGATACGCTGGTCAAATGGGTAAAACCAGAAAGGTTTCACAAACACAGGACTTTGCTTTTCAAATCAGAACATCTcaagggggaagaaggggaaagaataaAAGCTGTGCGTTGCAGAAAACCCGTAGTATCAGAAATGCCAGGATAACATCCCCTCCAACTGTCCCTGTTCAGCCATCTATAcaattggtcctccatatccacagattcttcattcaCGAATTCAACCATACACAgtgtgaaaatatttaaatatatgtataaattccaaaaagcaaaccttaatgtctgccattttatataagggacaccattttactatgctgctgtatttaatgggacttgagcatccacagattttggtatccatggagaatCTCGGAACCAAAGCCCAATGGATATCCGGGGCGCACTGTATAAAGATCTCAGGCTggtgtataataaaataaaatgaccaaCTTAAAAGAATGTaaacagtaatatatatatatatagagagagagctaAGGCTACACTAAACCATCTAACAAGTTAAAATCAGAGGTTTTGCTGGGAGGGACCGAACATAAAGGTGAACACCGCTTTGCCAGTAGAAATTTTACCCCAACAACAAAATGCTCTTTCAGTCCCAATATTTATAGCATTtatagcctcagaggaaggcaaaaagaaGCCAAACCTCCTGAATCTTACCCTAAAAATcttatgataggttcaacttagggttgccgtaagtcagaactGATTTGAAAGCACTCAGCAGCAGCAACTAATTAGTTTTGTTGTCTATTAATGGTCTACTTGGCTCCAGATTTAACTTTAGGGAGCCATGCAACTCTGCAGATGGAAGCCAAAGGTAGAAATGATGTGAAGTCAAGGCTTtgatggccggcatccatagctttctgtgggtttttcattATATGGCCTTCCACATGTTGTTGGGCAACTACTGTAATTGCGACggatgatgggtgttgcagtACAGTAACATAGGCTATTGAGTCTCATCCGAAGCAGAAAGCTGTTATTGCTATATGGAGTTGttatatggagaaatggaagacaAGGAGATGTGATTGCAGTCCTACGCAACGCATGTTTATTTATAGTATTCAATTCAGTACTTGGTGGTTAGTTTttaagactacagctcccagaatcccccacccagaATGACTCCGATGTAGTCTTCCAGCCTTTTTAtaatcagacaggcttttaaagcaAAAAGTTTAAAGAATAgtggtgctatggaattctgggtattgtatttttgtgagagatttagcctctgtcagatagctctggtacctcaaaaaactacaaatcccagaattccatagcactgagccatggcagttaaagcagtgttaaaactgcattgtttctgcagtccaGAGCAAACTGCCTTTCCTCAGTGCTGCTCAAACGGTGATGAAAATGAGCccataatttatatttcccataaTTCCTCTCGGGGCCGGAAAGGTGAGGTAAACAGAGCTCCATTTCCTGGAAAACTACATTAACCACACGCCTTTGCGAGCAGCCGCCATTTTAGGACAGGACCGAGCGAGGCTGCGTCGCTCTAAGCGTCCGCGAAAACATAATTACCCAAGGTGCACCGCGCTTCCCGCCCGCAAATGGCCAAAGAAGGGAAGCGAAAGGCGAGAGAAGTGGGCGGTGACATTttataggaggaagaggaggaggggcaaAGACTACATTACCCATGAGCCTTTCGCTTCTGCGCATGCGCACTGACGaatagtttaaaattaaaaaattgggTTATTTTCCGGCTGCTACTTGGGtaaaaaagacaggaaaagagaaaaggattgGGTTCCTTTCGCTGAAAAAGTGAGCAGGCCCCGTTGGTAAGAGGAGAGGGCAAGCATGAGGCCTACTGGCTGTCATGAAGCCTATTGGGGGTACGGGGTTGTCATGGTaacagggaggaagggagggaggggggcactGGGAGGGTGGGGGTCAGAAGAGAAAATGGGGTCCATTAAGATTTCAGGGGCTTTTAAGAGGTGGTGGTGTGGCCTTGTGGTTGGAGAGAGTTGCACTGGGTTTTGGGTTCAAATCCTTCCTCTTCCACCTCTCCCCATTTGGCTGCCACAGTCCCAGTGAATCCTCTGCTGGCCTGCTttctcagtttctttttaaaatgtcctcacTGCAGAATAGATATagtccatttcccaggattccctagtagcatggagccatggcagttaaaaagtagtgtcaagctgggTTATGGCTGTGGTGTCTTCTTGGGTccaaaaaaacactgcagaaataatccagtttaacctccctggctcagtgctagggaatcctgggagatgtagtttattgtggcaccagagctccctgacagaagAGGCTCAAtttttcataaaactacagttcccataattccctagtaagcctgcctttgcactttcttgcttgatcttccttagcagttgccttgttttctgctaatagtatggtgtcaacTGCAAATCCTACATTGTTGTAAGAAGGAAGGAACtgagcaaaccacctctgagtattccttgcctaagaaaaccccattaaattTATAGGGTTGGCATAAATCAACAACAAGTGACTTGGACAGACATATGCATAATCTTTCCTGGATGAGAGCCAGTGCGGTGTTGTGGTTTAAGTGTTGCATTAAGaccccaggagaccagggttcgaatcctctctcagccatagaaacccactgggtgaccttgggcaagtcacattctctcagcctcagaaggagacaTTGGCACACTCCTTccgaacaaatctttccaagaaatagattcaaattagggttgccataagatggaaatgacttgaaagcacacagcaacaataatctTTCCTCAGTGAGGGTGCATGCAAGCCTTTAGGTTATACAGAGCTCTGTGGGCAAAACTCAGATTTGGTACAATGCTGTGATTGGAGAAATAGGTCTACATGTCCTTGCATTAGATTGAATAGACTCGAGCAACCAAATTCCCTCATCCTTACATGAAGGCTGAAAGCTTTCTTTTCCTGTGATGCAGCTTGCTTTAATATCACCTTTCGTGATTGCTTTTTTAGGCCTTGCTCTGATTGCCTTGAGTTCGGTTTTTGAAGAGAGCAAAACTGGGCAGCCATGGCGAATATGAGCAGCATGGGAGACCCTGGCCTCTCTCGGATGAGCATTGCATCCCAGTTCTTTGCTGGAGAGGAGACTACTGGCATAGACACCATGACTACCTCAGAAAGGGTAAGATGACACTTGTTTGAAACTGAACTGAGAATCTAGGTCCAAAGGTGGAGGGGatcacaattcccatcagccctagtaaatggtgaggaatgctgggagttgcagcccccCAACTTCTAAAAGGGTGCCCATTCCTGTTCTAAATGCAAACCTCACCTTCAATTATAATCTTACGGTCTGTCAACAAGAGAGAGGGGGGCATGTATGTAGCTTCCATGAGAGTAGAATGGCATGAACCAGGACATATTTTTCCCCAGGTCTTCTATTCCTCATTTTTCTGCCTCTTTGTCCATATAGTCTTCTGATAAACATGGTGCTTTATGACTTGCACCCTTCCATCATCTGTTTCTGGAAATATGAGGGAAGACAAACAGCCTTGTTTTCCAGAAGTCACCTCTTTGCAACAAAGCAAATCCTAATTTTAAACAGAAGTCTAGACTTTTCTTAGTTTGAGCCCAGTGTATTTAATATTCTCTCCCACCATTTATAATAGTCAATACTGGAAATGTTCACTTATTTATGTTTGTGCATAGATTGGGGTAGACAGATCAGAAAATGCCTATTATGTGTAACATTGATTCAGTTTTGTTCTTTTGTTAAAACAGGTTGTGGATTTGCTAAATCAGGCAGCCTTAATCAGCAATGAATCTAAAATCACAATCCTCAAGCAGGTGAGTAATCGCTTGTGCATTTCTCAAGTTTGAACCCCAGACTTTCTCTGCTTAAATCAGtgattttccaaatattttggacttcagctcccagaatcccaaattaTTGGCCATGATGGCTAAGACATCTTGGAGTtgatgttcaaaacatctggataacCATAAATGAAAACTACTggttaaattattttgtttagcAGGACCTAGCAGGACTTGGTATCTCTAGATAGCAAAATTTAAATCTGTTAGCCAAGTTAGCAAAGAATCTGTTGCTATACCAGAAAGGGTCTTCTGGTTGTTTCATCCATGTTTGGCTGCAttatctttcctttcccctttttatcTTTCTTAGGTCCAAGAACTGATTATAAA
It encodes the following:
- the LOC121915170 gene encoding homeobox protein MSX-1-like isoform X2 — translated: MTSFNGRTRVLPVKTIFNSKGATPILATQKRSSNYLEQRDLPVPQRTKPSPQRIADFSIRSILALDGSGGERRNGEQPARGIIEGNGTPQGYAWINGTRFKPPYVPKMKQACSPCLTSRSPRVPFSATQLGILENSFQQTRYLSTGQVKIWFQNRRARERRDFLKQHPNGSVGMKGNSLKGQPHLGWH
- the LOC121915170 gene encoding homeobox protein MSX-1-like isoform X1, with the translated sequence MTSFNGRTRVLPVKTIFNSKGATPILATQKRSSNYLEQRDLPVPQRTKPSPQRIADFSIRSILALDGSGGERRNGEQPARGIIEGNGTPQGYAWINGTRFKPPYVPKMKQACSPCLTSRSPRVPFSATQLGILENSFQQTRYLSTGQVRDLALLLGLTENRVKIWFQNRRARERRDFLKQHPNGSVGMKGNSLKGQPHLGWH